DNA sequence from the Desulfovibrio sp. genome:
GGGCCATGTACAGCACAATGCCCGCCGAGGTGGAGAGGTTGAGGCTGCGCACGCGGCCCTCCAGCATGGGAATGCGGATGCGGTGGGGCGAAAGCGCCAGAATTTCCTGCGGCAGACCGCGCGTTTCCGGGCCGAATACAAGGCAATCCTCCGGCTCAAAGGCAAACTGATGGGCCGGGGCGCTGACCTGCCCTTTCTTGGCCGAGGTCAACACAAGGCGCGCACCCTGCTGCCCTTGCGTCGCAAAGGCGGCCCAGTCGGGCCAGACGCGCAGCCGCACATTGGGCCAGTAATCCAGCCCTGCCCGCTTGAGGTAGCGGTCTTCAAGCTTGAAGCCCAAGGGTTCAATAAGGTTCAGGACTGTATCCGTAGCGGCGCACAGCCGGGCGATATTGCCTGTATTGGGGGGAATTTCCGGCTCAAAAAGAACTATCTGCATGGTGTAGCTGACTGGTGGTAATAATGTAATGGCTCAGACTGGGAGTGCCAGCCATGTTGCCGGGGTAAACAGACCTATGCCGCCCCCGCGAGGGGCAGGCGCATACCAATGCGGTCGGTCAGGCCGCAGAACTTTTCTTCTTCAAGAATATCCTTAAGAAACTGGGGTAAGCCCGCATCATCCAGCGCCGTAAAGCCCAAGCGGGCATAAAATGGCGCGTTCCAGGGCACGTGAGTAAACGTTGTCAGATAGATGGCGGGCACTTGGCGTTGCCGCATGCGCCCTGCAACCCGGCCAATGAGTGCCGCGCCTATGCCTTTGCGCATGTGGTCGGGGTGCACGTCAATCTGGGCCAGCAGGGCGGCATGGTCAATCAGCCGCACATAGGCATAGCCCACAGGATTACCCGCTTGGTCAAGGGCCACCCAGAGAAGGCCGCTTTGAACAGCTTCATGCAGTTTGTCTACAGGTGAGAACTCGGAACGGATGTGATCTGGTATGGAGCCTGGAGGAAAAATCCCCGCAGCGGCAACTTCGATAGCCGCCAGCAGAGGCACATGAGCTGCCGTTGCCAGATCTATGGTGTATCCCTGAAGACTTTTCATATCAATCCGCCGCGCTACTCGTGTCACTTCCGGTAACCAGAGCTTCAATTCTTTGAAACTCACCCCAACAAGGTATGTCTGCAACTGAGCGCCTTTTGCTCTCCGCCGAAATTCTGAAACCCTTGTCTCTTCGTGATCGGGTGCGCCGTGCGATGGATTTTGTTCTCCGGCAAGGAAAAATATTGTCCATGGACGGAGTGTACATAGCGGTACTCGACCGACACCGGGCAATATTTTGACGCAGCCGGAGGGCAAAAGCCACGCACGCCACACCCGATCACATAATTTTCATGGCAGCGGAGAGACCAGGAACAACCTGACAAACAACACGAATATCCTTGCTGCCAAAGCCCGCATCGTCCAGCGTGGCAAAGATGTCTGCCTCGGTCACTTCCACCCGCGCGCCGCTGACGCCAGCAGCCTCCAGCCTTTCGCGCAGCAGGGCGCTGGCCCGTTGACGGGCTTCACCCAGGCTGTAGCCCTTGCCAATGCGCTCGGTCAATTCAACGGCCGGGATTGTCAGCACGCAGCGCCCGGTATCGGCATAGAGTTCCAGCGCGTCTGTGGGCAAGGTCAGGGCCGCGCCCACGGCATTGGCAACATCCGCATACGGCGGCGTTTCCACGGGCATGTCCAGAACTTTGGACATGCGCCGGGCAACGCAGGCCGCAGGGCCGCCCACCAGCCACACATGCTGCGGGCGCGCCTCGCGCACGGCCTTGAGGGCCGCCAAAGTATAAATGGGGCGGGCGTTGATGTCATCGGTCAGGGCACGGGCAGCGGCAGCCACCTGCGCAAGGGCATCGTCTGCGGCCATTTGAGCCAGAGATTCCGGGGACAGGCCGTGTTCTGCGGCCAGCGCCGCAATGCCCGCTGCGGATGCGCCCACATCGCCGGCCAGGGCATCCCCGCCATTGATGCCCTGCACGTCAGCCGGGTCAACAGCAAAATTCAATACGTTCAGGGCATCCAGCAAAGTGGGCCGGGAACCGCCAAAGGCCATGGCCGGGCCTTCACGCAAGGGGCCGACCTGAACAGGGCGCACAGCGCCGGGCGCGGCATCCACCGTAAGCAGCGAATCGCCGCCCACGCCGATGGAAACCGAAGCCAGAGCGCGCACAAGGGTGCGCCGCCCCTTGAGCAACATGCCGTCCCTGTCCACCACCGGGGAGCCGTCCACAAAGAGCGCCATGTCTGTTGTTGTACCGCCCATATCGAGCAGCAGGGAGCAGCCCTGACGCATGGCCTTGCTGCCGCCGCACAGGGCGAGCACGCCCATGACGCTGGCCGCAGGGCCGGAAAGTATGGACTGCACAGGCTCCCGACGCGAAAGCGTCAGCGGCACCGCGCCGCCGTCCGCCTTGAGCAGACGCACGGAGGCCGTGATGCCAGCTTCGGCAAGGGCCGCCTCCACGGCATCCAGAAATTCATTGTGCAGGCGCTGCACGGCGGCGTTAAAATAGGCGGTTGCCATGCGCCGGGGAAAGTTGAGCCGCCCCGAAAGCCTGTGCCCTACAGTTACGGACATTTGCGGCGCAGCCGACCGCACGGCCTCGCTCATGGCCAGCTCGTGCGCGGCATTGCGCGGCGAAAATTTGCCCACGCAGGCCACGGCGGCAACACCCGCCGCCTCCCATTCCCTGACAGCGGTGGGCAAGGAAGCTGTGCGCAGGGGGCTGACCTCCACGCCCCGGTGATCCAGCCCGCCGGGGACAACGCAGACATGCGCGCCCATTGCAAAATGGTGCGGGTCAAGCCCCGGCCCGGCGGAAAGGGCCAGTCCCACAGGGTCTGCGCGATCCTGCACCAGAGCGTTGACAGCCAGGGTCGCCCCAAGGGTCACGCGTGAAACAGCGCCAAAATCGCAGTCAGGAGCAGCCTTTGCCAGGGCGGCAAGCACCTCGCGCACAGATGCGGGCAGATTGTCATGACGGGTACGCGCCTTGGCGCTGGCCACCAGCCGGGCGGAGGGCAAAGCTTCGGTGCCAAATCCATCTGCGCCCGTCCCGTCCGGAGCCATTTCTTCTGCGGCGGCATCGCAGGCAAGCAGTACGGCATCGGTATGCGTACCCCCGGCGTCAATGCCCAGCACATATGTTTCGCTCATAATTCCGGCCTCATAAATACTTGTTTGCTGGCCCTGAACATACGGCATCGCCATCCGCAGGGCCAGCCCTTATTATTGGACAGTTTTCAGGCATCCTTACCCGCCCTGCCTGCCGCGCATCCCCCTTGCCTGTTCCATGCGCCCGCTCCATGCGCCCGCAATTGTGGATATTCTTTCTCCCACTGGCGCAATTGCTTGCCATATGCGGTCATTTTCAGTAGATTTTTGCTCTTGCGGCAACCGCCGGGACTGCCCCGGCGAGCCCGCGTCTTATACAGCAGGCTACTGCGGAGGAAAGCCATGCAGAACGCAAAGTTTATCTGGTTTGACGGAAAAATGCTCCCTTCTGAACAAGCACAGGTTCATGTGCTGACCCACGCCCTGCATTACGGCAGCGCCGTATTTGAAGGCATTCGCGCATACGCCTGCGCCGACGGCACTTCTGCCGTATTCCGTCTGGAAGACCACTGCAAGCGCCTAATTAACTCCGCTAAGATTATGCGCCTGGAAGTACCCTTCACGGCTGAACAGCTCGTAGCCGCCTGTATTGAGACCCTCAAGGCCAACAAACTGCCCGAAGGTTACGTGCGCCCCCTTTCTTTTGTGGGCCATGGCGAAATGGGCGTCTACCCCGGCAACAACCCGGTGCAGACCATCATCGCCGCCTGGGCCTGGGGCGCGTACCTTGGCGCAGAAGCTCTTGATAAGGGCATCCGCGTCAAGACCAGCAGCTTTGCCCGCAGCCATGTGAATACCAGCATGTCCAAGGCCAAGGCCGCCGGCAACTACATCAACTCCATCCTTGCCAAGGTGGAAGCCAAGGAAGACGGCTATGACGAAGCCGTGATGCTCGACACCAACGGCTATGTTTCCGAAGCCACGGGCGAGAACATCTTTATCGTGCGCGACGGCGTGATCAAAACCACGCCCTGGACGTCCATTCTGGGCGGCCTCACGCGCGATTCCGTCATGAAGCTTGCCAGAGACCTCGGCTACACCGTGGAAGAACAGCAGTTCACCCGCGATGAGTTCTACATCGCTGATGAAGCGTTCTTTACCGGCACCGCGGCTGAAATCACCCCCATCCGCGAGCTTGACCACCGCCAGATTGGCGTTGGGCACGCTGGCCCGGTGACCAAGCACCTGCAGAAAGAATACTTTGCCATCGTCAAGGGCGAAAATCCCAAGTACGAAGGCTGGCTGCACCGCTTTACCATTTAGTGGAGACAAACGGCGGGCTGCAATGCCGCCGCCTATAGAGATATGCGTCCGGCAGCTCCGCTCTTGCGGGGCTGCCGGGTACCAAAGAGTAAACCAAGTCCGCCCTGCGTCGTAATCCGGCGCAACACGGACACAACAGGTAACAGCCTTTCCTGCGGGTTCGCGCGCAGCGCAATCCGGGACTGCCCGACAGCCCGTTGGTCATCTTTCAAAGGCAACGAGCGCCATGAAACATCTTTCCCTCGCCGCACGATACAGGCCGCAAAACTTCGCCCAGGTAGCAGGACAGGACATGGTCAAGGCCGTCCTTTCCCGCGCTGCGGCAGAAGACAGGCCCGCAGCCGCCTACCTTTTGAGCGGCACTCGCGGCGTGGGCAAAACCACCATTGCCCGTATTTTTGCCAAGGCGCTCAACTGCCAGCACGCTCCGGGGCCGGAACCCTGCAACCAGTGCGAGCAATGCCGCAAGATCACCCAGGGCGTGCACGTTGACGTGACCGAAATCGACGGCGCTTCCAACAACAGCGTTGAAGACGCCCGCTCCTTGCGCGAAACCATCGGCTACGCGCCCATGGAAGGCCGCTACAAGATTTTCATCATTGACGAAGCCCATATGCTCACCCGCAACGCCTTCAACGCGTTGCTGAAAACGCTGGAAGAACCGCCGGAACGTGTGGTCTTTATTTTTGCCACCACCGAGGCGCACAAGTTCCCCATCACCATTGTGAGCCGCTGCCAGCATTTTGTGTTTCGCCACCTGAGTGAAGACGCGCTCTTTGCCCACCTCACCGCTGTGCTGCGCAAAGAAAACGCCGCCTTTGAAGAAGGGGCCGTGCGACTTATTGCGCGCAGGGCTGCGGGCAGTGTGCGCGACAGCATGTCGCTGCTTGATCAGACCCTCGCCC
Encoded proteins:
- a CDS encoding hydantoinase/oxoprolinase family protein — its product is MSETYVLGIDAGGTHTDAVLLACDAAAEEMAPDGTGADGFGTEALPSARLVASAKARTRHDNLPASVREVLAALAKAAPDCDFGAVSRVTLGATLAVNALVQDRADPVGLALSAGPGLDPHHFAMGAHVCVVPGGLDHRGVEVSPLRTASLPTAVREWEAAGVAAVACVGKFSPRNAAHELAMSEAVRSAAPQMSVTVGHRLSGRLNFPRRMATAYFNAAVQRLHNEFLDAVEAALAEAGITASVRLLKADGGAVPLTLSRREPVQSILSGPAASVMGVLALCGGSKAMRQGCSLLLDMGGTTTDMALFVDGSPVVDRDGMLLKGRRTLVRALASVSIGVGGDSLLTVDAAPGAVRPVQVGPLREGPAMAFGGSRPTLLDALNVLNFAVDPADVQGINGGDALAGDVGASAAGIAALAAEHGLSPESLAQMAADDALAQVAAAARALTDDINARPIYTLAALKAVREARPQHVWLVGGPAACVARRMSKVLDMPVETPPYADVANAVGAALTLPTDALELYADTGRCVLTIPAVELTERIGKGYSLGEARQRASALLRERLEAAGVSGARVEVTEADIFATLDDAGFGSKDIRVVCQVVPGLSAAMKIM
- a CDS encoding GNAT family N-acetyltransferase, with protein sequence MKSLQGYTIDLATAAHVPLLAAIEVAAAGIFPPGSIPDHIRSEFSPVDKLHEAVQSGLLWVALDQAGNPVGYAYVRLIDHAALLAQIDVHPDHMRKGIGAALIGRVAGRMRQRQVPAIYLTTFTHVPWNAPFYARLGFTALDDAGLPQFLKDILEEEKFCGLTDRIGMRLPLAGAA
- a CDS encoding branched-chain amino acid transaminase; its protein translation is MQNAKFIWFDGKMLPSEQAQVHVLTHALHYGSAVFEGIRAYACADGTSAVFRLEDHCKRLINSAKIMRLEVPFTAEQLVAACIETLKANKLPEGYVRPLSFVGHGEMGVYPGNNPVQTIIAAWAWGAYLGAEALDKGIRVKTSSFARSHVNTSMSKAKAAGNYINSILAKVEAKEDGYDEAVMLDTNGYVSEATGENIFIVRDGVIKTTPWTSILGGLTRDSVMKLARDLGYTVEEQQFTRDEFYIADEAFFTGTAAEITPIRELDHRQIGVGHAGPVTKHLQKEYFAIVKGENPKYEGWLHRFTI
- a CDS encoding tRNA (cytidine(34)-2'-O)-methyltransferase, with the translated sequence MQIVLFEPEIPPNTGNIARLCAATDTVLNLIEPLGFKLEDRYLKRAGLDYWPNVRLRVWPDWAAFATQGQQGARLVLTSAKKGQVSAPAHQFAFEPEDCLVFGPETRGLPQEILALSPHRIRIPMLEGRVRSLNLSTSAGIVLYMALARTGLMEDWA